A region of the Candidatus Woesearchaeota archaeon genome:
TTTCAGCTTCCTTGAGTAATTTCGTTGCTTCGTTGAACATGGTATTAAGCTTTTCCGCCAATAATTGCTTTTCCAACAACCATGGGAGGACAATTTCCAATAACTGGTACATACTGTCCTCCTTTTCCACAATAACCCGGGGAACCTTTTCCATAGGTATTCCCAATGGCGCGTATGTCGTACAAGGTACGCAACGTATTTCCTAGTAATGAGACTCCCTTGACAGGCTCGGTAATTCTGCTGTTTTTTATCTTGTATCCCATTTGCGCAGAAAAATGAAAATCTCCAGTTGGCGTATCTGCTTGACCACCACGAGAACCGATAAGATAGAGACCGTCTTTAACTTTTTCTGCTAATTCTTCAAAACGATGATCCCCCTTTTCAAGATAGGTATTGGACATACGAACCTGGGGAAGGTATTCCACGCTTTGTGCTCGTGCATTTCCGGTCGGTGATGTTCCGTATGCAGCAGCAGTTTCCCGAGTATGGAGAAGGTTCTGCAAAATACCATGTTTTACCATTGATGTTTTTTGTGCAGGTACTCCTTCGTCATCATAAAAGTAGCTGCCCCATAATCCTTTGAGCGTTGGATCATCGCTGATGGTTAAAAAGGAAGGAGCAATCTGTTTTCCGAGTAATGCTTGAAGGCAACTTTCCTTTTGAAGTACAATGTCTGCCTCGGTGGCATGACCAACAGCTTCATGGATAAGCACTTCAGTGAGCTGGGGATCACATAATACCGGAACCATGCCCCCTTTTGGTACTCTTGCTTTGGTAAGGATACATGCATTTTTGTAGGTAGATGCCATTACCTCGGGAAGGGCTTTTGTTACTTCATATCCCATGACTCCACCCGCCCGTTCATCAAAGGTTTCCAATGTTTTATTTTTTACCGTCATTGAAGCACTTACTGCAGCATAGGTTAACTGCTGATGGATTTCTGTTCCTTCGGCATTCCAAAAGCTTGAGTCTTTTATACTATCTGAATAAGAAACCTGCACACTTTTGACGAATTTTCGTTGAAGATATTCGGTTGTTGCTGCAACGATGTGACTCTTTTTTTCTTCTAAGGAGATAGTGTCGGGCGCAATCTTCACCAGACTTTTTTTTTGTCCACTTCTTGGATGTCCGACCCACACGCTTCGTGTTGCAGGAGACCGTGTCATGGAGGTGTTTAACGATTTCGCAATACTCATAGCTTTTTTTATTGATTTAGCGAGCGAAGTCCCGTCACTAGAAACAAAACCCCATCCATTTTTATACAGAACCCGGACAGAATGTCCGTTTTTTTCTCCAAGGACAATATCTTTTGTTTCTTTATTCCATGCATTAAGTGCTGTTGTTTTGATTGTTTCGTTTCGAATTTCCCAGTACGTGATTGAACGATCAGCAAATAAACGGAGAAGTTTTCTTTCCATGTTTTTCTCATAACGACTGCTCATTTATTACCTTTTCTGTTCTAAAAAAACAAAGCGAAAGCTTTTTATAGTCATATCTGATCCAGAAATACTTATGCTTGCCGTCTTAAAACAGTTTATCAACAAGGTATTTCGTGATATTTTCCGAAAAAAGAGGCACATCAAATTGGGGTTGTACGGACCGCCAAATGCAGGAAAAACAACACTGGCAAATAAGATTTGTACTGACTGGCTTGGAGAAGAAATGGGAACGGTTTCTGACATTCCCCATGAAACCAGAGAAATTCAGATTAAAGAACAGATTAATATTAAATCAAACGGTAAAGAGCTCTCTTTTAACCTTGTTGATACACCCGGGATTGCAACCAAGGTTGACTTTGAAGATTTTCTCAAAAGCGGATTAAATGAAAAAGAAGCAAAAAAACGTGCAAAAGAAGCGACAAAAGGCATTGTTGATGCAATCAAATGGCTTGATGAAATGGATGTTGTCATTATTGTCCTTGATGCTACCAAAGACCCGTACAGTCAAGTGAATATTACTATTGTCGGAAATCTCCAGGCTCGTAATATTCCGGTGATGATTATTGCAAATAAGATTGATCTGAAAAAGGCTGATTTAAAGCGAGTCGAGAGTGCATTTCCTCAGTATCCGGTCGTCGGCATTTCAGCAAAATATGGGACCCAAATCGAAGCATTTTATGAGTCCCTCTTCACGGTTGCAGGATAATACCAAAAAATAACACCAAAATGATAACCCTCCAATTTATACCGTATGCAGAGATCGAACAGCTCGGAACTGCAAAACGTATTAAAAAATTGTTGGACCTTGTTAAGGATAACAAGATTGTCTTGCTTGAGGGTCGACTGAAGAAAGAAGAAGAAGCAGAGCTCATCAAACGGACAATGGAAGAAATTAACGACCATTTTAAGGGGATTGAGTTATCGGTAATATATCCCAGCGATAAAGATAGCGCAGCGTTTTTTCAGTTTTTTCAAAAATTCAGAAAAAGATTTATCAGCCTGTTATTAGGCGATCGCCAAGGGTTTACCATTATTGGGCCAGCAAATATTGTGAAGGAGATCAAGAGAGATCCTGAACAAATACAGCTCCTTACTGACGACGAATATCTCAGAAGAAAACTCGGTGGTTCTCGAAAGTAAGACTAGCAGCAAGACAAATTGTTTGTAGTTGGGTAAATCACCCAAATCATCGTAACTTACAGAGAACAAATCTTCTCTAGAGGTCAACATGCCGCATCAATGTGTTCGTTGTGGATCTATTTATGAGGATGGATCTAAAGCAATTTTAGAGGGATGTACTTGTGGAGGTAGATTTTTCTTTTTCATCAAAAAAAAGACCTCAGATGCAGCAGATACAGGTGCAAAGGAACTTCCTCTCCAACTGACGCAAGAAGAAAAAGAACACATTGAGCAGGATGTGTATGATCTCATTGGCAATGACATCGACCGTTCAAAGCCCGTTGTTCTTGATTTGGAGGCTATAAAGATTGTCAAGCCAGGACAATATGAGCTCGATCTGGTCAATATCCTGAAACAGCATCCCTTGATCTATAAACTTGAGGAAGGAAAGTATATCATTGATCTTCCCTCTACCTTCCAGCTTATGCGATCAAAAAAGAAGTAAAACCCACAAAATATAAACGAATATAAACGTTGGTTTTATGTTGATGGTTATGCGACTGATTATTACAAGACATGGTGAAACTGAAGAGAATGTAGCAGGTATTTTTCAAGGTCATCTTCATGGAAAACTTTCAGATGTAGGTATTTCTCAAGCGAAGAAAGTTGCATTACGATTGAAAACTGAGAAAATAGATTATATTTATTCGAGTGATTTAGCAAGGGCTTCAGATACAACAAAAGAAATTGCAAAGTATCATCCTCATACACCTGTTGAATTTGTGGAAGAATTAAGAGAAAGATATTTAGGCGAATTGCAGGGAAAGAAAGAATCAGACCTTGGATTTTCAAAAACCACAAGCGTCGCAGGTCTTTCTCTAAAAAATGGAGAAACGCTAGAGTCATTATTCAATCGTGCTAAAGCATTCTTGCATAAGGTTTTAACAAAACGTCCAAATGACACTGTTTTATTCGTAGCTCACAATGGAATTAATAAGGCATTAATAGCAGTCATTACTCATAGGACTCCTGAGGACATACAATCAATTGAGAACCTACATAACACCGGCATTTGCATTTTTGACATTGATGAAGATAAACGTCATAAAATCCATCTATTCAATAGTAAACAACACCTAGACTAACAGTCAATTCCAAGAACCTTCTATTGTAGTCCAAGAACTCATCTGCCTGTTTTAATCTCGATGATGTCCCGGTGCTGTAAGGGGTGGTCCTTACCAACCGGTAGTTTCTTTCGTACATCAATCGCTTTGATGAAGTTCTTGCCAAGATCTTGATGGATCTTAAAGGCAAAATCCAAGGCAGTTGTTCCTGGTGGCATTAAGAAGCAGTCAGGAAGGACATTTCCGTCTTTGTCCATGAGATTATTTACTCCTCCAGGGAAGATGGCAATCATCCTGAGCAGTGTAAACACGGCTGTATCAAGGGCTTGCTGGACTCCTGTTGTTTGATGGATATCAAGGATCGTTCGTTGGATAAAGGACAATGCCTGTTGTTGTTTTTCATTCATCTGTGTACTGGTTATCTGGAAGGTCTTGTCTCCGGGGACATAGCTAATAAGATGATGCCGTGCTGCCTCACGCAAGGCAAGCTCTGCTTCAGCGCTACAAGGAATAAGCGTGTATGCGGGAAAGGTTTTTTGCAACCGCTCAAAGTGTTCTTGTGCTCCAGGAACATCGATCTTATTACACACAATAATCATAGGTTTTGTCTTTTTTCTCAGCTCATGCGCCAGTTTCAATAATTGATCTTCGCTCCAACTGTTTGGTCTTTCAGGGTCTAATGCAAGTTCTGTTATAACTTGTTCAACGATCTCTTCAGTTACTTTCAGCCCGCTCAATTGCTTCGCCAGTGCCTTTTGGATCTCTTGCCTTTCTTGAATCATCTGTCGAGCAAAGCGTTCCCATCCTCGTTTAAGCACGCCTAAATACCAATAATCAAGCTCTTCTTCAAGAAAACGGATATCATTTGTAGGGTCATAGTTTCCTACGGCAATAGGCTCTCCTTTCTCGTTCGTTGTTCCAGCAACATCTATGACATGGATAAGAGCATCTGCTTGCCGCAAATCATCCAAGAACTGGTTGCCCATGCCAAGGCCTTTATGGGCTCCAGGGACTAGGCCGGCAACGTCAATCAAGTCAACAGGGACAAACCGCATATGATTGATACAATAACCAAATCGAGGATTACATTGGACGTTAAATTCATGGTCAATACATGCCACACGAACAAATCCACAGCCGTGGTTTGGCTTGATTGTGGCAAACGGATAGTTTGCAATCTCCACTTCTGCCAACGTAGCTGCCTTGAAAAAGGTTGATTTCCCGACGTTTGCTTTGCCAACAACACCGATAAGCATGATGGGAAAAGAAAATTGAGATTCTTCTTAAACTTTGCCCTATTCTCTGATCTTATTTTGGACCGGGTACGCAAGTTTTTTCGACGTAGTTACCCTTTTTTAAATCGAAACCTTTATATATTGAAGGATATCGTTATTCCCCATGGTAGAAACGCAATCAGCCTTTCGTGGCGTCCTTGATTTTTTCTTTGCCATAGGTATTTATGATGTAGTGCTTCCTTTTCTCCTGGTTTTTACCATTATGTTTGCTATCCTCGATAAAACCAAAGTTTTAGGTGTCGATGAGTATGATGGCAAGAAATATCCTCGAAGAAACCTCAATGCCATGGTTGCTTTCGTTTCCGGATTCTTGTTCATTGCCTCAACACGTTTAGTTAGCCTTATCAATCAGGCGGTTGCCAATATTGTCATCCTTGTCATGTTCTCAGTCCTGTTTCTTCTCCTTATCGGAACATTTTATTCAGAAAAGGAAGAGGTGTTTTTGGAGGGATGGCAACGGACGGTTTTCGTGATTATCATGTTTGTTGGTATTGTCCTCATCTTTCTCTATGCCATTCAGACGGATGAGGGCGAGCCTTGGCTGATGTGGTTCTGGAATGACTACTTGGCAGAGCGATGGGATACTCAAACCGTTGGCTCAGTCATCCTTATGATCGTGATTGTTGTCTTTATGTTTTATATTGTGCACGAGCCGAAACACAACTCCCAGGGAGGGACACCAACCGAGAAAAAACATTAACACCAAGGGTATTAAAATAAAAAAATTAATAAGTAACCTCATCTTTTGCAATAAAAAGCTTGTTATGATATCATTTCATGCAACAGGGAGATAAAAAAGGAGGCATTCCCAATGGCAACAAATGCATATAACCTGTCAAACTTTATCGAAATTATGGAGTCATGGGGATTAACAGACGTCATGCTGCCCTTTTTGCTTATCTTTACTATTCTTTTTGCTATCTTACAGAAAACCAATGTCCTAGGCCACGGAAAAAAGAACTTTAATGTGGTTATTGCCCTTGTTTTTGCCTTACTGGTGGTCATTCCCCACGTCTTAGACCAGTATCCGCCTGGCGCAGATGTTGTTGACATAATGAATAGCGCATTGCCCAATGTTTCTATCCTTATTGTGGGCGTGATTATGGCATTAATCCTCATTGGTCTTTTTGGCGGTGAATCTGTTTGGATGGGAAGCTCCCTCTCTGGTTGGGTAGCTATTATTTCCTTCCTCCTGGTTATCTTTATTTTTGGCGCTTCTGCTGGTTGGTGGGGCGATCAAGGTTTTATTAATGCACTTGATAATTTCTTTGGTGAAGACTCTGTTGCCTTAGTCATCATTCTTCTGGTCTTTGGTATTATTGTCTGGTACATTACTAAAGACGATACTAAATCAGAAGGAGCAGTACGTACCGGTCAGCTCATGGGAGAAATTGGGAAACTCTTCGGCGGCGGAAAGAGCCATTAGCGAACCATGGCAACGCTTCTTGATCTTGGGCTTCTTCAGCATTTCTCACAGATCTTTGCAGCGTTGTTAATTCTTATTCTGGTGTATGGGGTGCTTCAATATACCAAACTGTTGGGTGATAGCAAAGCAATTCATGGGTTTATTGCCATTTTGATTGCCATTCTCTTTTTATTATCACCAAGCGTCAGCGATGTCATTACGGTTATGACCCCCTGGTATGTTCTCTTAGCGCTCTTTTTGGTTTTCTTGCTAATGATTATTAAAGTATTTAACGTCAGTGATGGAGATGTTCGGGCAGTCTTGAGCAATACGCAAGAGGGTCATCCTGAAATTATTTATACCATTATTGTTATTGGGATCATCATTTTCATCGGGTCTTTGGGAAAGGTTTATTTTACCGGAGAAACAGAGACAAACATCAATGCCACGACCAAAGGAACAATCGTTGGTGGTGATGTCGGTGAGGAAGAATCTGTTGAGACCTTTTGGGCAGTAATTTTCCACCCCAAAATGTTGGGTCTTATCTTTATCTTAATGATTAGTATGTTTACTGTTCTGACGCTTGCACGAAGTCCGCGCGTGTATCATTAGGCCATTTATTTCAGGGTAATGTCTTCTGCTTTTGGTCTGGATTTGGTTCTTGCACCTTTTTTGTCAATAAACCACCCTAAAAAAGCAAATATTTATATATAAGTTATAATGCATTGCTATTAGTATGGAATGCATAACCATTGCTAAACAACTTGAAGGCATATGGACCGTAGATCAGGTGGCAAAAGAACGTTGCATTGCGAGAAGTACGGCTATCAAATTGCTTCATCAACTACGAAAAGAGGGGTTCTTACAAAGTTCTGGAGGAGGTAAACAAAAACGCCTCTATTCCATCAGCTCATTGGGAATTCCTAAGAAAGAAGAAGGGATGTATGATGTTATTAATAGATACTCGAAAGTGACCTTAGCTGAGCCGTACGAACACAAAATAATAGGTAGGAACATCTCTGTTGAAGAGACCATTGTTCGTGCAATAGCTACGAGAAAGTATCGGTTAATCCTCGCGACTTTAGGATTGTTTAATCAGGTGAAGAACTGGTATCGTCTCTACTCTTTTGCTAAGCAATATGATGTATGCCATGAGGTAGGGGCACTCTATGATGTTGCACGTACGGCCATAAAAGTACGAAAAATGACTTCTAAAATCCGGGGTCTTCTGAAAAGCTTTCAGAAAAAGAGACGAAGGTTTATTATTCAAGGATTGCAATCTACTGATTTCCGGGGTATTGAATCAGCGTGGGGTATTAAGATCCCCTTAAATAAAGGGGACCTTTTGCGTTATAAGGGGGCATAAATGATAAACCTAGAAAACCAGGAAAATTTGTTCCATCTCTTGGGAAGAGGATTAAAGCAGAAGGGAGACTACTATATTGTTGGGGGCTCTGCAATGCTTTACTACAAGGCAAAGGAGAAAACAAAAGATATTGATATAGTGTGTCAAACGACGAAAGACAGAGAGATCCTCCTTCAGTTGCTTAAGGATCTTGGATTTAAAGACAGGGAATTTCGTTTTCTCTATTTTAACAAAAAAAATGTTCCTCTTCTTCTGAGTAGAGGTCAGACGCGCATCGATCTTTTCTATCGAAGAATTATTTGTTTTGATTTGTCCCACGGAATGATTGACCGGATAAGAAAGGTATATGAATATGGAAACTTTGTAGCCCATATTGTTGCACCTGAAGACATTCTTCTGTTAAAGTGTGCGACCGAACGTCCAGGGGATCGTGAAGATGCGAAATCATTGGTTGACCATTATAATCTTAAGTGGGATAGCATCATAGAAGAAGCCCAAGCACAAACAAGACCCGGTGAGGAACTATTCGTTGTCTTTCTCGATGATTTCCTGCATGAACTCAAGGAAGATCTGCATGCAGACGTTCCAAAAGAAGTCCTGAAAAAGATACGGCAAATCGCTGAGAAGGCTTTGATTGAACACGCGGGAAAGAAGAAGCGATCACGTGTTGCTTTGAAATCGAGATAGAAAAAAAAACGTTTACTCCTCCTTTCACTCCTCAGGAGGTCCTTTTTGACGCAGGTTCTTGGTAATTCGGTTCAACTCATTGACATTTTCAGTAAAGGTTGGCAACACCTTCTGAAAGACCTTCTCCATGGCTTTAATCTCTGTTCCTATACTTACTATGTTTTTATCATAGTCACCAATTTTTCCGATAATGGCCTGATGGACTTTATCAAATTCAGCCCGTACATCAGTTATCTCCTGCTCGAGTTTTGAAATCCTGATATCTACCTTGTCCTTCCATTCAATCATCTTGTTGATGCTCTTGACCAGTTCTTCCCATTTTTCGTCAATAATTGCCTCGGCTAGTTCCTCAATTCTTTCCTCAGATCCATGTTGAGCGTAGTAGTTTCCACCTGTCTCTTGAGGTTGAGGAGGGTAGTATCCACCGGCTTGATCTTCGGGTTGCATCTGCATGGGTTGTTCTGGTGGTGGATTTTCAAGAAATTCAGCAGGAATCTCTTCAACACTGCCTTTGATATCTGCCTGATTCATGGCATCAAATATTTCTGTAGGAGCAAATCCTTGTTGGCGCAGCGTTTGGACAATCTGATTGTTACTAAAGCCCTGCTGCCGCATATTAATGACTTGATCAATAGGGGGGCCAGACGGTCCTGGTTGTGCAAAGCGATCATTACTGGGCATGGTACCTCTTTTTTTCTTTCTGCTCGTACTACCTACGGTTATATGTTTTTAAACCTTTCCTTTCCTCAAGCTCCATCCAAAAAAGGGTTAGCAGCCTTCAGTCAAACTTCCTTTTTATCAAGCGTCCAGCTGAGAGGGGGGACGTCCCTTACGGGGTCTCTCAGCTTTACTGGAAAGAAGCAAGAAGTTTGAGCTGCTAACCTGAGCGCTAGCGAATTTTTGGATGGGGCTCTTTCCTCAGAGGGCCAGAGGTTCCTTTTTCTTTGTCTCTGTCTTTCTCTCCATTGCTTCTTTGCTGCTTGCACGCTCTTCTACGATATCCTGCACCATTTTGACAACTTCTTGTTGAGTCACGAAATTTACTGGTTCCCAGAGATTGATGTATCGCTCAAGTACTTTAACGTCTTCTTTCTTTGCAGACTCTCGCAGCTCAAGGATCAATAGCTTTACTTTATCTTTGACATCAAGCAGCTCTCGCTTCACTGTTTTGAGGTCATCTTGGAGTATTTTTATCTCTGTGGAAGCCTTTTTCTGCGAGCTGAGCATATTCTGCTCGATAACCTGGATTTTTTTTCGTAAGTTAAGATCACGCTCTTCTTGAATCCTCACTCTTCTTGATAAATTATTTAATTCATTTCTCAGAAGCATAAGGTCATCAGTACTATTCCCTTTAGAGCCAAAAATTCCTGCTGACTTCTTTTTCTCCTCTTGGTTCTCTTGGTGAGGTTCAAACATCTTCTCTTTCTCTTATGTTCTCGACAGTACGTGGGTGAATAAACTCTGATGAATAGCAAATTTTATATAGTGTCTACTCTCATAGTCTTCGGAGAGAATAGAAGGGGATCTCCATAATAAATGTTGTGTTAGTATAGTTGAGTGGTGCCAGTTCATGGAAAAAAAAGAGGATACCTACGAACTTATCCGTGAGGGAGAAGATACCATTATGCGGATTGATTATAGCAGTTCCTCTCATATTCCTTCACTAGAGGATGATGAGCTCTGCATGTCTCGGACCGTTGATAAGATTGTTGAAGCTGGACCAATTTCTAAAATCGTCTTTACTCAAAAACGGGACTATGAATATGACTATAGCCAAACCCAACTCTTGGTTGAGATCTCCCGCCTTGTCCATCAACTGGTCAAGCAACGAGTTTTAGCAACCTATTTTTCTGCACAAAACCCAGCTACCGACAGGAATTATACCCTCCACTACAACGAAGCACAGGAACTGCTCTATCATCGTTTAAAAGCAGATCCTTTAGGGGCATATGTCGAGCTTAAACGCATTCTGAGAAGAGAGAGAATCGTCCTTGATAAGGAAACAGATCAACAGATGGCTTACTATACCCAACGTTATATATCTTTCCTTACCTTTGTGTTGAGTAAGCTTGACCAGACAAAACTGCTTAGTTTGGCAAAGCCCCACTTGAGTGGCTTTAAGATGGGAGAACGTGATGTTTATCGAAAGCTCTTCTACCCAACCATAAAACCTGATTTTATGTTTACCAAACTGATGGCTTCTTACCCAACCGATGGTGAGGAGCTTGATAATTATGTGGTTAATGAAGACACTGAAATTACGGTCTTTAAGCTGCCTGACAGTGTCCAGTATGTTTATCATATGATGCCTCCTGAATTTAAGTTAACTGAAGAGAAGTATGAACTGTTGGACATGGCAAGAAAAATCATGTCGGAGCATCAACCGAAAAAATCAGAATTTGTCGACCCAGAACGGATGCGGCAGGTTTTTTTTAATGTTGGCCGTGATCTTTTAGAAGAGTTATCTGCATATAGAGGTGTTACGCTTCGAAGTAAGGATATTGAAAAATTAACTAACATTCTAGTGCGTTATACGGTTGGATTCGGGTTGATCGAAGTTCTTTTGCAGGACGAAAGAATTCAGGATATCTCGGTTAATAGTCCTATGGGTCAAACGCCCTTGTTTATTGTACACAGTCAATACGGGGATTGCGTTACCAATATTATTCCAACACCGACCGAAGCAGAATCCTGGGCATCAAAGCTCCGTATGATTTCAGGTAGGCCCTTAGATGAGGCAGATCCTATCCTTGATACAGAACTTGAGCTTCCTGGTGCAAATACCAGAGTTTCTGTTATTACGCAACCCTTAGACCCTAGTGGATTGGCATATTCTTTTCGACGTCATCGTGATCGTCCGTGGACCTTGCCCTTGTTTATCAAAGCAGGGATGATTAATCCATTAGGGGCAGGTCTCATCAGTTTTCTGGTTGATGGAACAAGAACTATTCTTATTGCAGGAACACGAAGTAGCGGAAAGACCAGTTTTATGACCAGTGTTATGGTTGAAATCATGCGAAGAACAAGGGTTATTACTATCGAAGATACCTTAGAATTACCAACGAATGCACTACGTAAATTAGGCTACAACATTCAACCGATGAAGGTAGCAAGTGCACTTTCCCGGGAGAGTGCTGAAGTAAATGCATCAGACGGTATTCGAGCGACCTTACGGTTGGGAGATTCTGCATTAATTGTTGGTGAAGTTCGAAGTAAGGAAGCAGTTGCTTTGTACGAGGCTATGCGCGTCGGTGCTGCTGCTAATGTTGTTGCTGGTACGATTCATGGCGACTCTCCGTATGGGGTGTATGACCGTGTGGTGAATGATATAGGCATTCCCAAAACGTCTTTTAAGGCAACAGACATTATTATCGTAGCAACACCAGTAAAATCTGCTGATGGCATTCATAGCACCAGAAGGATTACGCAAATTACCGAAGTGAGAAAAAAGTGGGATAAAGACCCATTACTGGAGCATGCCTTTGTTGATCTTATGAAATATGACGTCAAAACAGATCAGCTTGTCCCTCAAGATGCACTTACTACCGGAGATTCTGATATTCTGAAAGATGTGGCTGGAAATATCAAGGAATTTGCTGGAAACTGGGACGCAGTCTGGGAGAATATTGTTCTTCGAGGAACCATGAAACAGCTATTGGTAGACTATGCAGAGAAGACAAATGATAATGAGCTCCTTGAAGCTCCCTTTGTCATTAAGGCAAATGATCTTTTTCATGTTCTTTCGGAAAATGTACGAGAAGAAGTAGGATTCCCCGATCCAAAACGAATTTTGTTTGAATGGGAAGAGTGGCTCAAAGGAGAGATGAGAAAACGAGTGATGTACACGAAAAATGCCTGATGATCAAGAACTTCAATCAATTCTTCGTCGATTTAAGCAAGACTTACAGCAAAAACTTAATGAGCAAACTCTTGATGATCTTCCGCATGCTTCTCGGGAATACAAGGAATTCAAGGCATCGTACATGCCGAAACATATGACGTTCTATGAAAAAGCGTGTAATTTCAGTGAGCGGATTCTCCAAATTAAGCCGAATAAAGAAAGCGAGGCAGTATTACAGGAATCTATCAGTATTTGTCACCTTGATATTACGCCTACTGGAGCATTGAGTTTTGCTATTCTTGGTCCTATTTTTTTCATTATCATTTCACTGCTTTTGAGCTTTGTCGTTCCAGTGATATTAGGAGCAAATCCAAGTATTTTCCTTGCAATTTTTAGTATTCTTGTTGGTCTTGCCTGCATTATCATTTTGCAACGGATCCCCGAATATTTTGCAAACAATTGGCGATTAAAGGCCAGCAATCAAATGGTACTGTGTATTTTTTATGTGGTTATGTACATGCGTCATACATCAAATCTTGAACGGGCAATTGAGTTTGCATCCGAGCATCTTTCTCCACCCCTTTCTATTGACTTGAAAAAAGTGCTTTGGGATGTAGAGAGTGAACGCTATGAATCCGTTAAAGAGTCCCTAGATATGTACCTTGAGTCCTGGCGAAAGTGGAATCTTGAATTTGTTGAGTCATTCCATCTTATTGAGTCCTCACTCTATGAGGGATCTGAAGCACGACGATTAAGTCTGTTGGATAAATCTCTCGAAGTCATGCTCGAGGAAACCTTCGAGAAGATGTTGCATTATGCCCATAACTTAAAGTCACCTTTAAACATCTTAAACATGCTTGGTATCATTCTTCCGGTTTTAGGTCTTGTCATCTTGCCTCTTGTTGTCAGTTTCATGGGTAATGTCAAATGGTATCATTTGGCAGTCCTCTATAATATCTGTATTCCATTGGCGGTGTATTATCTTGGCAAAAGTATTCTTTCTAAGCGGCCTACAGGGTATGGTGATACTGATCTTTCTGAAGAGAACCCTGAACTCAAAAAATACCGTAAACTGATCATTCCTCTGGGATCACAAGAAATAAAGATCAGTCCGCTTTGGCTAAGCATCATTGTTTTTTCATTTCTTTTTTTGATAGCCATTTCTCCTCTTCTTATCCATCGACTTAATCCTGACTTTGACCTACGATTTGCGGATGGGAAATTTGTTCTTTTGGATTATCGTGCAAGTACGTTAAACCCTGATGAGACCATAGGGCCATTTGGATTTGGTGCAGCCATTATCAGCTTATTTTTTCCTCTGTCATTTGGTATTGCCATTGGCCTCTATTACAGTCTGCGTTCGAAGAATGTCTATGCCATCAGAAACCGGGTCAAGGAACTCGAGCGTGAATTTGCCTCAGCCCTTTTTCAGTTAGGGAATCGTTTAGG
Encoded here:
- a CDS encoding type II/IV secretion system ATPase subunit, with the translated sequence MEKKEDTYELIREGEDTIMRIDYSSSSHIPSLEDDELCMSRTVDKIVEAGPISKIVFTQKRDYEYDYSQTQLLVEISRLVHQLVKQRVLATYFSAQNPATDRNYTLHYNEAQELLYHRLKADPLGAYVELKRILRRERIVLDKETDQQMAYYTQRYISFLTFVLSKLDQTKLLSLAKPHLSGFKMGERDVYRKLFYPTIKPDFMFTKLMASYPTDGEELDNYVVNEDTEITVFKLPDSVQYVYHMMPPEFKLTEEKYELLDMARKIMSEHQPKKSEFVDPERMRQVFFNVGRDLLEELSAYRGVTLRSKDIEKLTNILVRYTVGFGLIEVLLQDERIQDISVNSPMGQTPLFIVHSQYGDCVTNIIPTPTEAESWASKLRMISGRPLDEADPILDTELELPGANTRVSVITQPLDPSGLAYSFRRHRDRPWTLPLFIKAGMINPLGAGLISFLVDGTRTILIAGTRSSGKTSFMTSVMVEIMRRTRVITIEDTLELPTNALRKLGYNIQPMKVASALSRESAEVNASDGIRATLRLGDSALIVGEVRSKEAVALYEAMRVGAAANVVAGTIHGDSPYGVYDRVVNDIGIPKTSFKATDIIIVATPVKSADGIHSTRRITQITEVRKKWDKDPLLEHAFVDLMKYDVKTDQLVPQDALTTGDSDILKDVAGNIKEFAGNWDAVWENIVLRGTMKQLLVDYAEKTNDNELLEAPFVIKANDLFHVLSENVREEVGFPDPKRILFEWEEWLKGEMRKRVMYTKNA